The proteins below are encoded in one region of Pseudomonas putida NBRC 14164:
- a CDS encoding ParB/RepB/Spo0J family partition protein, whose amino-acid sequence MAVKKRGLGRGLDALLSGPSVSALEEQAVKIDQKELQHLPVELIQRGKYQPRRDMDPEALEELAHSIRSHGVMQPIVVRPIGDNRFEIIAGERRWRATQQAGLDTIPAMVREVPDEAAIAMALIENIQREDLNPLEEAMALQRLQQEFELTQQQVADAVGKSRVTVANLLRLITLPEAIKTMLAHGDLEMGHARALLGLDENRQEEGARHVVARGLTVRQTEALVRQWLSDKPDPVEPSKPDPDIARLEQRLAERLGSAVQIRHGNKGKGQLVIRYNSLDELQGVLAHIR is encoded by the coding sequence ATGGCCGTCAAGAAACGGGGTCTCGGACGTGGGTTGGATGCACTGCTCAGTGGTCCTTCCGTCAGCGCGCTCGAAGAGCAGGCTGTGAAGATCGACCAGAAAGAACTGCAACACCTGCCGGTCGAGCTGATCCAGCGTGGCAAGTACCAGCCGCGTCGGGACATGGACCCGGAGGCGCTGGAAGAGCTCGCGCATTCGATTCGCAGCCATGGCGTCATGCAACCGATCGTGGTCCGCCCGATTGGCGACAACCGCTTCGAGATCATCGCCGGTGAGCGCCGCTGGCGCGCGACCCAGCAGGCCGGCCTGGACACGATCCCGGCCATGGTCCGCGAAGTGCCCGATGAAGCCGCCATTGCCATGGCGCTGATCGAGAACATCCAGCGCGAAGATCTCAACCCGCTGGAAGAGGCCATGGCCCTGCAGCGTCTGCAGCAGGAATTCGAGCTCACCCAGCAACAGGTGGCCGACGCCGTGGGCAAGTCGCGGGTCACCGTGGCCAACCTGCTGCGCCTGATCACCTTGCCGGAGGCGATCAAGACCATGCTCGCCCACGGTGACCTGGAGATGGGCCATGCACGCGCATTGCTCGGCCTGGACGAAAACCGTCAGGAGGAGGGGGCGCGTCATGTTGTCGCACGTGGTCTCACCGTGCGCCAAACCGAGGCACTGGTTCGTCAGTGGCTCAGTGACAAGCCTGATCCGGTCGAACCGAGCAAACCTGATCCGGATATCGCACGCCTTGAACAGCGGCTCGCAGAGCGCCTGGGGTCGGCCGTCCAGATCCGTCATGGGAACAAGGGCAAGGGCCAGTTGGTTATTCGTT